The Acidobacteriota bacterium genome has a segment encoding these proteins:
- a CDS encoding EcsC family protein produces MADKSILVDAFTRMARFDSSGAKTELMVEASKHSLEEWKNLNRAKTGGAGFATGVLGGPWALAAEGADLAYLLRTAARAAIGVGHVLGEEVEHEEDMYAILAIWSGAAEASQHVVAGKFVVKVGGKVGMQYAAATTATILAKSALKGNSKLAVKITSKAAAKLGAKLAAKVSTKWIPVFGGVASAAVNLWVMNGILDAAYGRYTNPYIIFDEDPES; encoded by the coding sequence ATGGCTGATAAGTCCATTCTGGTCGACGCATTTACACGAATGGCGCGATTTGATTCGTCCGGTGCGAAGACAGAGCTCATGGTAGAGGCATCGAAGCATAGCCTCGAAGAGTGGAAAAACTTGAACCGGGCCAAGACAGGTGGCGCAGGCTTTGCCACCGGCGTCTTGGGCGGCCCTTGGGCGCTTGCGGCCGAAGGCGCAGATCTGGCATACCTACTTCGCACAGCTGCCCGTGCAGCGATTGGAGTCGGACATGTCCTAGGAGAGGAAGTGGAGCACGAGGAGGATATGTACGCAATCTTAGCGATCTGGTCCGGTGCTGCAGAGGCGTCACAGCACGTCGTGGCTGGAAAGTTTGTCGTTAAGGTTGGGGGAAAGGTGGGGATGCAGTACGCTGCAGCTACAACCGCGACGATACTGGCAAAGTCCGCCTTGAAGGGAAACTCGAAGCTGGCGGTTAAGATCACTTCAAAGGCTGCTGCCAAATTGGGGGCAAAACTGGCAGCAAAGGTAAGTACGAAGTGGATTCCCGTCTTCGGGGGGGTCGCGTCGGCTGCTGTTAATCTTTGGGTCATGAATGGCATTTTGGATGCCGCTTACGGTCGTTATACGAATCCTTACATCATCTTTGATGAAGACCCAGAGTCGTAG
- a CDS encoding IS4 family transposase codes for MTHHSIVFAQLLKLLPRHEFQTAAQRHHLGRKLRSISRWNQVLALMVTQLAGRVSLRDLVSNFNAQSRKLYHLGARRIARSSLARVNERQPAELFEEIFHQLLSRTQTVAPGHRFRFKKRLISLDASIINLTASVFPWAIYQAKKGAIKLHVGLDHEGHLPAFVSITEGRQHEIHWARALNLPAGSVVVFDRGFFDYELFNRLNQKGIRFVTRMKRDVPFQVIQRKKVCRAKGLTSDQIIRLKGANAERYGLQLRRVRYRDPETGKHYVFLTNDLDLAASTIAQVYRDRWQIELFFKWIKQNLKIKSFLGRPRNAILSQIWVALIAYLLLAYLKFLGRTGWSLSQLLRLLQLNLFERRSLAGLLKPPDQPPDRQSAQLTLEIGA; via the coding sequence TTGACTCATCATTCTATCGTCTTCGCCCAGCTTCTCAAACTCCTTCCTCGACACGAATTCCAGACAGCCGCTCAGCGCCATCATCTTGGCCGCAAACTTCGCTCCATCAGCCGTTGGAATCAGGTCCTTGCTCTGATGGTTACCCAGCTCGCAGGGCGCGTCAGCCTCCGAGACCTCGTCTCGAACTTCAACGCCCAATCCCGCAAGCTCTACCATCTCGGAGCCCGCCGGATTGCCAGGTCTTCCCTGGCCCGGGTCAACGAGCGACAGCCCGCCGAGCTCTTCGAAGAGATCTTCCACCAACTGCTCTCGCGTACGCAGACGGTCGCTCCCGGCCATCGCTTTCGGTTCAAGAAGAGGCTCATCTCCCTCGACGCCTCGATCATCAACCTGACTGCTTCGGTCTTTCCCTGGGCCATCTACCAGGCGAAGAAGGGAGCCATCAAGCTGCATGTGGGGCTGGATCACGAGGGGCATCTGCCGGCTTTCGTCTCCATCACCGAAGGCCGCCAACATGAGATTCACTGGGCTCGCGCCCTCAATCTGCCGGCCGGCAGCGTCGTCGTCTTCGACCGAGGTTTCTTCGACTATGAGCTCTTTAACCGACTGAACCAAAAGGGGATCCGCTTCGTCACACGGATGAAGCGAGACGTTCCCTTCCAGGTGATCCAGCGGAAAAAAGTCTGTCGAGCGAAGGGGCTGACTTCGGATCAGATCATCCGCCTCAAGGGCGCCAATGCCGAACGCTACGGACTCCAGCTCCGTCGGGTCAGGTACCGAGATCCCGAGACCGGAAAACACTACGTTTTCCTCACCAACGACCTGGACCTGGCGGCCTCGACGATTGCCCAGGTTTACCGGGATCGCTGGCAGATCGAGCTCTTCTTCAAGTGGATCAAACAGAACCTGAAGATCAAGAGCTTCCTGGGCAGACCTCGCAACGCGATCTTGTCTCAAATCTGGGTCGCCCTCATTGCCTACTTGCTCTTAGCTTATTTGAAGTTCCTGGGCCGCACGGGCTGGTCGCTTTCTCAGCTCTTACGCCTGCTGCAGCTCAATCTCTTCGAACGTCGAAGCCTCGCAGGCCTACTCAAGCCGCCCGATCAGCCACCGGACCGGCAAAGCGCTCAGCTCACGCTGGAGATCGGGGCGTGA
- a CDS encoding tetratricopeptide repeat protein: MGEDAKHLDSTRCDALLRGDLSPRAAARSLFRHLLELCPECRAGWQGYWRAAAEGRDAEAIPERAETQEELEAAVERVIGRVESLRQRVQQERDQAEKLFQELQRLPDLPARVQRVRRSKRFRSWALCERLLGESLGLSFERPEEASALAELAVETAWALDDGHLGRELISDLMARGWAALAHARRLGGRPQLAEEAFAMARYFLEQGSGDPLGVAEVAGLDALVHRDRGQLAEALQLHHRCVAIYEGLGSAPQLATALLQRATTHATAANFEAAAEDLRRCLEILNPEKLGPAFDPRLRLCAEHSLIWTLHRLGEHEEARERLANLVAEPTQPANPWARWSRAWLQAELARGADAGESPQRYLAKAQQSLVDGGVFHPTALPPRSLLAVLLESTQAAGTVGTTTGGQREDNDSKS; encoded by the coding sequence GTGGGGGAGGACGCCAAGCATCTCGACTCCACCCGCTGCGACGCCCTGTTGCGCGGCGACCTGTCACCCCGCGCGGCGGCGCGGAGCCTGTTCCGGCATCTGTTGGAGCTGTGCCCCGAATGCCGCGCTGGGTGGCAGGGCTATTGGCGCGCCGCCGCGGAAGGCCGCGACGCCGAAGCCATACCGGAGCGCGCGGAGACCCAGGAGGAGTTGGAGGCGGCGGTGGAGCGGGTGATCGGGCGAGTGGAGAGCTTGCGCCAGCGGGTGCAACAGGAGCGCGATCAGGCGGAAAAGCTCTTCCAGGAGCTCCAACGGTTGCCGGATCTGCCGGCGCGGGTCCAGCGGGTGCGGCGGAGCAAGCGCTTTCGCAGCTGGGCCCTCTGCGAGCGTCTGCTGGGGGAGAGCCTCGGCCTGAGCTTCGAGCGCCCTGAGGAAGCCTCCGCCCTCGCTGAGCTCGCTGTCGAAACCGCCTGGGCCCTCGACGACGGGCACCTGGGCCGGGAGCTGATCAGCGACCTCATGGCCCGCGGCTGGGCCGCCCTCGCCCACGCCCGGCGCCTGGGCGGGCGCCCTCAGCTGGCGGAAGAGGCCTTTGCCATGGCCCGCTACTTTCTCGAGCAAGGCTCCGGCGATCCGCTCGGAGTGGCGGAGGTCGCCGGCCTCGATGCTCTCGTGCATCGGGATCGCGGACAGCTGGCGGAGGCGCTGCAGCTCCACCATCGCTGTGTAGCGATCTATGAGGGTCTCGGCAGCGCACCCCAACTGGCCACCGCCCTCCTCCAACGAGCCACCACCCACGCCACCGCCGCCAACTTCGAAGCCGCGGCGGAGGATCTGCGCCGATGCTTGGAGATCCTCAACCCAGAAAAGCTCGGCCCCGCCTTCGATCCCCGCCTGCGCCTCTGCGCCGAGCACAGCCTGATCTGGACCCTCCACCGCCTCGGCGAGCACGAGGAAGCCCGCGAACGGCTGGCGAACCTGGTCGCCGAACCAACCCAACCAGCCAATCCCTGGGCCCGCTGGAGCCGCGCCTGGCTGCAGGCCGAGCTGGCCCGCGGAGCGGACGCCGGGGAGTCCCCTCAGAGGTACCTTGCCAAAGCCCAGCAAAGCCTAGTCGACGGCGGCGTCTTCCACCCCACCGCCCTGCCGCCGCGGTCGTTGTTGGCGGTGTTGTTGGAGTCTACCCAGGCCGCAGGTACAGTGGGTACGACGACCGGTGGCCAGCGTGAGGACAATGACTCAAAGTCTTGA
- a CDS encoding IS3 family transposase → MSKKSLTAAGDLDGSAQQRRRKLMGAVDQLRPEVGVVRACDAFGVARASYWRYRHPAARTAQARRPRRSHRRLPDKERQEVLDLATSSRFVDVAPAAIVATLLDDDSRYLCAVRTMYRILAEQGASQDRRNQRRHPQRPVPELVASEPNRVWSWDITRLPTLRRCPALFLYLILDIYSRFVVGWMVADQETGQLATRLVRVTAARQGIRPNTLQLHADRGAPMIAKSLRDLLEDLDIQRSFSRPRTSDDNPYVESLFKTVKYHPEWPGSFSSQTEAEAWAGAFFRAYNGQHRHSGLLGLTPATVHAGEADAAFQARHKVLMAAYEAHPERFVGGPPRLQQLPAQVWINDPTKRPTAAGALLISTENVIQSC, encoded by the coding sequence ATGTCCAAAAAAAGTCTCACGGCTGCTGGGGATCTCGACGGCTCTGCCCAGCAGCGACGGCGAAAGCTGATGGGAGCCGTCGACCAGCTGCGGCCTGAGGTGGGGGTCGTGCGGGCCTGCGACGCCTTCGGAGTCGCCCGAGCCAGCTATTGGCGCTACCGCCATCCGGCCGCAAGAACCGCACAAGCCCGCCGACCCAGACGGAGTCACCGTCGCCTGCCCGACAAAGAACGGCAAGAGGTTCTGGATCTGGCCACCAGCTCTCGGTTCGTGGATGTGGCTCCGGCCGCCATTGTTGCGACGTTGCTCGATGACGACTCCCGCTATCTGTGCGCGGTGCGGACGATGTATCGAATCCTGGCCGAGCAAGGAGCCTCGCAGGATCGGCGCAACCAGCGGCGCCATCCTCAGCGCCCGGTCCCTGAGCTCGTCGCTTCTGAGCCCAATCGCGTGTGGTCGTGGGACATTACGAGGCTGCCGACCCTGCGTCGCTGCCCCGCTCTCTTCCTGTACCTGATTCTGGATATCTACAGCCGCTTCGTCGTGGGTTGGATGGTGGCCGACCAGGAGACCGGCCAGCTGGCGACGCGCTTGGTCCGAGTCACGGCCGCGCGCCAGGGCATCCGCCCCAACACCCTGCAATTGCATGCGGATCGCGGGGCACCGATGATCGCCAAGAGCTTGCGAGATCTGCTCGAGGACCTCGACATTCAACGCAGCTTCTCAAGGCCTCGCACCAGCGACGACAACCCCTACGTGGAGAGCCTGTTCAAGACCGTCAAATACCACCCTGAGTGGCCGGGCTCGTTCAGCTCTCAGACCGAGGCGGAAGCCTGGGCAGGGGCCTTCTTCCGGGCCTACAACGGCCAGCATCGCCATTCGGGCCTGCTGGGCCTGACTCCGGCCACCGTCCATGCGGGCGAGGCCGACGCGGCTTTCCAAGCTCGCCACAAGGTACTGATGGCAGCCTACGAAGCCCACCCCGAACGCTTCGTCGGCGGACCACCCCGACTCCAACAGCTACCCGCGCAGGTATGGATCAACGACCCAACGAAACGTCCCACTGCAGCTGGGGCCTTACTGATTTCTACTGAGAACGTGATTCAAAGTTGTTGA